The DNA sequence CACTGTCCTGTTGACAGCTTAGTGTTCACCATTATGACACAACTCTGTGCCatctatacattttatttttacaggctAAACATGGTCACATGGAATTTGGAGCCCAACTGAGAAGTGGAGCACACCATGAACTGATTAACACTCAATCACAAGATCGACATATTCACACTAACGTCACACAAAACTTAATTACCTAATGTAGctcgacatttttttttaactaagcgTAAACTCGACTACATCCCAAgatcaaaacatccaaacttgACACATAAAGGCCTAAATTGCCTGTGAATGCTGTGAACTTAAACCCTATGAAGCCAAACGTTTCATAttataaatacaagacattttgagccctctatttcatgagtataatatccCCCCCCAATTAAAACCTTGACGTATATGATTTggcacatgcattgcacggataatccattagagggcagtatcacccagctgatggcttttcagaaACTTTGCAacatcgccccaattgagaaaggagagacacttaTACtcattaatagtgggaaatgttctttctgatttttggaaatactaatatattttaatttgtttgtttattattatatttttgacagttataaatgtaggAATTTAAAGctttgtgaccggatgtatcaaatatgacaagtAAAAAgtcatgtggaagttgattttcaaaaaaaaaagttgggacgaGGGGGGAGTTTTGttggaccaataaatactctatttacaaataatcaagattttctctcatatatttcatggttcatgCTTTatagcagtggtgggcaaacgcggtccttgagggccggagtcctgcaggttttggatgtttcccttctccaacacagctgatatatgattagctcatcagcaagctctgcatagcCTGATAACGTttctgttgattggaatcagtttgtgttggaaacctgcaaaacctgcaggactccagccctctaGGAccaagtgtgcccacccctgctttatagggttaacagAAATTCAGCTGAAGAAGGCCTAATAGCATTCCGCAAATTACTGCAAAGCAATCATTATTTCAGCAAAGCACTAAAACCTGCATAgtttgacacattttcattcaattagAACCCGAGTGACACTTATGACatgctggactttttttttctccactcaaGATTATGGTGAAAGGAATAAACGCTGCTTTACCAGTCAACacacaaatgtaattaaatattaCCAAATCCTAACAAATATTCtaccatacttttttttcaatcggtgcaaatattgccaatattcatttctttcTTCATACAAGAATCTTAATCCTCATTAAGACCTTGTTCATCTTGAGACTTTTCTGATCTTATAAATTACCGCCACATGTTCCCAAATTGATCTTGTTGCAAAACAATGCACCTTATACCGCAACCTAGAGAGTTGTGGAAGTAATAAGTTATTTTATGGTTAGTCAGCCACTAAAATGCACCTAAGTCAATCATGCCAAGTGATATTAAATGATTTTGTAGTGACTAGATGCAGAAATTCCCGCCACTTTCTACATGAATGACTTTGGTAGTAAATGATTCAGACAGCACAGACATATCCAACACAATGGCCCGCACAGAAGACACAGGATATGAATGGAAAAACAAGTCCCAGTTTGAGGTTTCCTGCTATTCCGCAGCTGCTGAACAATCTTTTTGAGGTTGTTTAACAGCTTTAAAGTGACTCACTCTAAGGTTCTAGGGTCAGGATCAGTGGTCCATAGTGCTACACAAGTTTTAAAGTggtctttaaaaacaaaaataataataataataataataataataataataataataaagtgttttttcttAGAAGAAAACATTTGGATCCATATTGAAATTTCTATTGCAAATAATTATCTAAATTCCCATTTTCAAAAAGCACAGTTCAATTTCTCAATTTCTCTGTCCACACACAATATTTAGAGGCTTACTTATAATGAAGTATGGAACATTTGAAGCTTCAAACTTACCTGGAAAGTTACAAAGAGGAAAACAGGGAGCCCGTGGTTCCCTTTACGTTACGTTAATTGAAAATCACGCTCCAGAAAAGTCGACATCCAAGTTTAGGACCAGACGGGAAACTGAGCCTAACTTATCCAACTTCCCTTATAAGTGTCCCGTCAGAAGAGGGAGTCACCTGACCTTGACGTCAAACCCGAAGACCATCTCGCACTCCATGaggatgaaaaaagaaagaaagaaaaaaaatactttttaaggCAGGCCAACATGGGAAAAAGTTCAAAGCACCTCAGAAAGACAAATAACTAATTCGTGtcttattaaaacacattttcgggaaacttttgttttgttttactttaatgtgtcttatacaggaaaaaaaagttgtctaaccatttttgtttgaatatgtcccattaaatttaataaaatttcgACAGAAAGACAGTTGATTTGAATGGAGCCGAAACTTATGTTTCTCATGATTTGAACGCAAATCTTTCAACTATAACACACGAAACATTTGCCATGGTCACAAAAGGGTTCACTGCCAGTCTGCCCgttatttacttttaaaaaggCCTATCATGTTATAGATCATGTTAAAAGTGAGTTTTTGAGAaggaaaacacaccaaaaatctGCTGAGTAAAACGAACTTTTATCACATAAAAGTTTCTCTATTCTCCGTCAACTTTTCTTGTTTCCATTTGCCCGTaaatgctgccatctagtggctgaaTTAATACAATATAGATGAATGTAGCACAAGTTACTGCTGCATGGTTTATGCTTCGTAGCCTACATCTTATATTGATTTTGCCACATTTTGTCAAACAATGCGATGTAGATGAAACAGCGGCAGGTTAAGCTAGGCATTTTATTTGTGATGAATTTCCATTCAGCCATACCAACTATATTGCAGTGATCTATTAGTCAATGTTGACATCatattatatactgtaggtAGGCCTACTGCGTTAGGGAGGTTAATGCATACATCTGAATTGAAATAGCTTTCTTATTTCTTGTCCTTAGGGTAGACGTGAGCTGAAGTCAGCTGACTCATGGGCGAGAGGCATTGTACACCTAAAACAGGTCACCAGTCAATCTAGACAGCTATCTGTACTCACATTCACAGCTATGGTCAATTTACAGTTTTTAATTAACATAATATGCACGTGAGAAAACAACTATGCAGATGGAAGTTTAAAAGTTGGTTGACTAACACACAGAGGGAGTCATATGATTTTCACATGTAATTTAATGATGTAAAAAGCGACTCATACAACTCTGCCGaaatcagtttgttttgtttttatttgttccatAACATCTGTTCACAAACCTGAACAGGATTACTGGTATAAAATTAAGGGCTAATATTAgacaacaatattttttatatatatacttcgCTCCCTCTAACTTTGCACATAGGTGTTTCATTCTTATAAAACTCAAGATTTACAGTGGAAACACCGAAGTGGGAAAACCCTTATCATGCACGATTtagaattcaaattaaaaaaatcatgaaaaatattATTGACAAGCATTTAccattaattaaatattattttattaataatattattattaccatttagctaattatacagcaaattactgtactttttttttttttttacccatattgcactttgttttactcacaatgcattgctgtatacagttaaatactttaaaataaaaaaacaagaaaattatgtatttttttcactgtagattttacagaaatttgttacagtgtaacTTTGACAAGGGTAATGAATGATCGTACTAATCCCAGGACCAGGTACATATAGTTCTATATGGAATGGGTTTGAAGATAAATTGAAGGAAAACAGAAATATTGTTATAACAGAAAAATGTATGAAGGAAAGGGAGCGACAATTCAATCTTTTGGATACAAAGATGTTGTTTTATCTATGTTTGTACAGCATTGTGGAGGTtgatattatttatgtattattgcATGCATTGTTTTCAATCCTAAAAATGAAGAAGtataaataaggtgaatatgatGTTATAATTAAAGTAATTATTAATGCTCTTGGAAGTAACAGGTACAGAGGTAGGGCACAATAAGCTACGACGTCTTCCTTTGGGAACAGTGATTTGCttgtttttcattgtgttttgacccttttttttaaaaatcatgtttGAATAAAGATTCATTCACTCATTAATTTTTGTGACATTCACCTACATTTGATACAATTCTGGGATTGGTTTGTAGAGCCCACACATTTATCATAgcacaatatttgtcacataatgaatataaaacattaaaaaataaaaaataaaagttgaattcAATCTCTCTCCCAGATGGACAAATGGTCGATGGAGTACTTGAATTGTCCTTGTTTTCACTCTGAGTGGATGTGACTGTCATCGCTGTTTAAGCCCATGGTGACTTGAGTACGTAGAGGCAACAGAGGATAGCCTCCATATTGGTTTCTTAGAGCTCCCCATGGTGGGTTGTTTGGTGTACAGGATATCGGAGTGTGCACATGAGACGGAGCTGCCAGCTGTTTCTTTGCACTTTGCCTTTTTTTGCACAGCAGGTACGCAATCTCAATAATATTGAGGAGAACCGAAATACCAGAAACTGCAAGCATGAAGTAGATGAAGATAGTCTTCTCTGTTGGACGTGAAATGTAACACCTGGAACCGCTCTCCATTGCACAAGGTGGTGAATTCTTACAATGAAAATGTGCGACAACTTTGAGAGGGCCAAAGACATAGAACTGTCCAATGGTGAAGCCCACCTCCAGGATGACTTTGAACACCAGCTGGGTCATGTATGTGCAAAACAAGATGCCTTTAATTTTCACTTTCCCTCTTTCATCTGTGTATTTAGGTGTCTTCACTGCATTTCCCTTTATTTTGCTCTGCTCCAGCTCGATCATTTTCTTCTCCTTGTGTATGATGAAGACAGCATGGCCAAGGTATACCAGGGTTGGAGTTGACACAAATGTGATTTGCAGCACCCAGTAATGCACATAGGACATGGGGAACATCCAATTATAGCAGGAGTTTTTACATCCCGGTTCTTTAGAGTCACAATAGAACTCGGACAATTCATCTGCCCACACATTGTCTGCAGCAGCGCCCAGCACGAAGATCCTGAACACGAAGAGGACACTCATCCAGATCTTTCCTACCACAGTGGAGTGAGATTGGACCTTGTGGAGAAGTTTGGACAGGTATGACCAGTCACTCATGGCTAATAACTATCATCTGAGGAAGAGGAAAACATACAGGTGTCaaggaaataatttaaatttcagtaaaaaaaaaaaaaaaagataatttcaacaacaacaacaaaaaatgtgatgtATACAGAAGAATGGTAAATCTGCATGTACAGTAGTCTTAATTTTATCagctatttttaaatttagtttcagttttatttaGGTTTTAATCGcgcttttttagttt is a window from the Vanacampus margaritifer isolate UIUO_Vmar chromosome 19, RoL_Vmar_1.0, whole genome shotgun sequence genome containing:
- the LOC144039730 gene encoding gap junction Cx32.2 protein-like; amino-acid sequence: MSDWSYLSKLLHKVQSHSTVVGKIWMSVLFVFRIFVLGAAADNVWADELSEFYCDSKEPGCKNSCYNWMFPMSYVHYWVLQITFVSTPTLVYLGHAVFIIHKEKKMIELEQSKIKGNAVKTPKYTDERGKVKIKGILFCTYMTQLVFKVILEVGFTIGQFYVFGPLKVVAHFHCKNSPPCAMESGSRCYISRPTEKTIFIYFMLAVSGISVLLNIIEIAYLLCKKRQSAKKQLAAPSHVHTPISCTPNNPPWGALRNQYGGYPLLPLRTQVTMGLNSDDSHIHSE